A DNA window from Nitrospira sp. contains the following coding sequences:
- a CDS encoding Ribokinase (MaGe:77310064), whose product MGKLLVVGSVALDTVKTPFGEGTDILGGSATYFSTSASFFTSVALIAVVGEDFPAQHMAFLKSRGIDLTGLEQRPGATFRWKGEYSHQLNEAKTLDTKLNVFETFRPKIPEAYRSPDVLFLGNIDPELQLDVLQKVERPGLVACDTMNFWINGKRDALWKVLEKIDILIINDGEARALGQDSNLVKVAKQVLARGPKHLIIKRGEYGVLMFNGTQVFGAPAFPLEDVRDPTGAGDTFAGGFLGYLAATGNRSPEAMKQAIIFGSVMASFTVESFSLDRLRILDYKEIQSRFREFKRLTHFEDIS is encoded by the coding sequence GTTTGGAGAGGGAACCGATATTCTTGGAGGATCCGCGACGTATTTCTCGACGTCGGCCAGTTTTTTTACGTCGGTCGCGCTGATTGCTGTCGTGGGCGAAGATTTTCCCGCTCAGCATATGGCGTTTCTCAAGAGTCGTGGAATCGATTTAACCGGGCTGGAGCAACGGCCTGGGGCAACCTTTCGGTGGAAGGGGGAATATTCGCATCAGCTGAATGAGGCGAAGACGCTCGACACGAAGCTCAATGTATTCGAAACGTTCCGCCCAAAGATCCCGGAGGCGTATCGGTCGCCGGATGTGTTGTTCTTGGGCAACATCGATCCCGAGCTGCAACTCGATGTGTTGCAAAAGGTCGAGCGGCCGGGCCTGGTTGCGTGCGACACGATGAATTTCTGGATCAATGGGAAGCGCGATGCTCTGTGGAAGGTCCTAGAGAAAATCGATATTCTGATTATCAATGACGGGGAGGCCCGCGCGTTGGGGCAAGACTCCAATCTGGTGAAGGTGGCGAAACAGGTGTTGGCGCGAGGGCCCAAGCACCTCATTATCAAGCGCGGGGAGTATGGCGTGCTGATGTTCAATGGCACGCAGGTCTTCGGCGCTCCTGCGTTTCCTCTGGAGGATGTGCGGGATCCCACCGGCGCTGGCGACACGTTTGCGGGAGGTTTCTTGGGCTATCTTGCCGCCACGGGAAATCGTTCTCCCGAGGCGATGAAGCAAGCCATTATTTTCGGCAGCGTGATGGCGTCATTTACCGTGGAGTCCTTTAGTCTTGACCGTTTACGCATCCTGGATTACAAAGAGATTCAATCGCGGTTCCGGGAGTTCAAGCGATTGACTCATTTTGAGGATATCTCGTAA
- a CDS encoding Tetratricopeptide repeat protein (MaGe:77310065): MPDGEQRCGQWGARALQCGRSLLVGGCLFISACAATEESVQKSQGHYQEGIATLSGDRQKAFVSFQKAVQLNPKNKEARYGLGHVYAIQGKLALAEEELQAAIQIDDAYSEAHTYLGQVLASQGKWDEAIKSYRAALANPLYATPDLARFHLGRALAQRGDFQGAMESLEDAAAASPASVPPALTHLELGRVYAKLGYVVKARETLGKVKAMDKGGEYATAATELLARLK, encoded by the coding sequence ATGCCTGATGGGGAACAGCGCTGTGGGCAATGGGGAGCGCGGGCGCTGCAGTGCGGACGCAGTCTATTGGTGGGAGGCTGTCTGTTCATCAGCGCCTGTGCCGCTACAGAAGAGTCGGTTCAAAAGTCTCAAGGCCATTACCAGGAAGGTATTGCAACGCTCAGCGGGGATCGCCAGAAAGCGTTTGTCTCGTTTCAGAAAGCGGTGCAGCTGAATCCGAAAAATAAAGAGGCGCGCTACGGCCTTGGTCATGTCTATGCCATCCAAGGGAAGTTAGCCCTGGCTGAAGAAGAGCTGCAAGCGGCTATTCAGATTGACGATGCTTATTCAGAAGCGCATACCTATTTAGGGCAGGTTTTGGCAAGCCAGGGGAAGTGGGATGAGGCGATCAAGTCCTACCGGGCTGCGCTGGCGAATCCCTTGTATGCCACTCCGGATTTGGCGCGGTTTCATTTAGGCCGAGCATTGGCCCAACGAGGAGACTTCCAAGGGGCGATGGAGTCGCTGGAGGACGCGGCGGCGGCCAGTCCTGCCAGCGTGCCTCCGGCATTGACCCATCTCGAGCTGGGACGGGTGTATGCCAAGCTGGGGTATGTCGTGAAGGCGCGAGAGACGCTCGGCAAGGTGAAGGCGATGGATAAGGGCGGCGAGTACGCAACGGCAGCAACAGAACTTTTGGCTCGGTTAAAGTAG
- a CDS encoding Helix-turn-helix domain-containing protein (MaGe:77310066): MESVGEFFRQVRETKGLTVDEVAAKTRIRSDFVKALEDGNFAKLPDQVFARGFVRSYARSLGLDEEDAIHRFVQSAGAFYDKQDERERLKVRQVEEERKRQANRKAVAVAIGIAVVTLIFLLSREQSSVLRRGTSELTSNKRTSQAVKETVEPSAHQDPEPIPAKSSDVVPPAPKPVAEGRASEPAGGQAPVVAAKPELDLASTVLPSADGPLGGISIEGIGPASDGQLVLDLEASELSWVVVQIDNGSPQEALLRPGEKAHWKGQDQFVLTLGNAGGVKAELNGKPLKPFGPSGKVARDVVIKR; the protein is encoded by the coding sequence ATGGAATCGGTTGGTGAATTCTTTCGGCAGGTTCGTGAGACTAAGGGGCTGACCGTCGACGAAGTCGCGGCGAAGACGCGCATCCGGTCAGATTTTGTTAAAGCGCTGGAAGATGGGAACTTTGCCAAGCTGCCGGATCAGGTGTTTGCGAGAGGGTTTGTCCGATCCTACGCGCGATCCCTGGGCCTCGACGAAGAAGATGCCATTCACCGGTTTGTTCAGTCGGCCGGCGCGTTTTATGACAAGCAGGACGAGCGAGAGCGGCTGAAGGTTCGCCAGGTTGAAGAAGAACGCAAGCGTCAAGCCAACAGAAAAGCGGTGGCGGTGGCGATCGGGATCGCGGTGGTGACGCTCATTTTCCTGCTGAGCCGTGAGCAATCGTCGGTCTTGCGACGCGGCACCTCCGAGCTGACATCGAACAAGCGCACTTCTCAAGCGGTAAAAGAAACCGTCGAGCCAAGCGCCCATCAGGATCCTGAGCCTATTCCAGCCAAGTCGAGTGATGTTGTACCGCCGGCCCCCAAACCCGTAGCGGAGGGGCGTGCAAGTGAACCAGCGGGAGGCCAGGCGCCGGTGGTTGCCGCGAAGCCCGAGCTGGATCTTGCTTCGACGGTGCTGCCTAGCGCAGATGGTCCACTCGGTGGCATTTCAATCGAGGGCATCGGGCCGGCTTCTGACGGACAATTAGTACTGGATCTTGAGGCTAGTGAATTGAGTTGGGTGGTGGTTCAGATCGACAACGGCAGCCCGCAGGAAGCGCTGCTGCGTCCTGGCGAAAAGGCGCATTGGAAAGGGCAAGACCAGTTCGTGCTGACGCTGGGGAATGCCGGGGGAGTGAAAGCGGAGCTCAATGGGAAGCCTTTGAAGCCATTCGGTCCGAGCGGGAAAGTCGCTCGCGATGTAGTGATCAAACGGTAA
- a CDS encoding Cytochrome c domain-containing protein (MaGe:77310067) — MGYFSKFLGITAALMLMSVTVVGAAEKDPLKPRVPADQMSDAKAMKNPVASSPESIAKGKALFEGKGTCFNCHGKEGKGDGPAGAILDPSPRDFTNCKFHKKRKDGELFWVIKNGSAGTGMVSLIPAAINEEEAWHIINYERSFCKGE, encoded by the coding sequence ATGGGTTACTTCTCGAAGTTCTTGGGAATCACTGCAGCCCTGATGCTGATGTCTGTGACGGTGGTGGGAGCCGCGGAAAAAGATCCGCTCAAGCCCCGCGTTCCAGCCGATCAGATGAGCGATGCAAAGGCGATGAAGAATCCGGTTGCCTCGTCTCCGGAGAGCATTGCCAAGGGTAAGGCGTTGTTCGAGGGCAAGGGTACTTGTTTCAATTGCCACGGTAAGGAAGGCAAGGGCGATGGACCGGCCGGCGCGATCTTGGATCCGAGCCCCCGGGACTTCACCAATTGCAAGTTCCACAAGAAGCGGAAAGATGGCGAGCTGTTCTGGGTCATCAAGAACGGCAGCGCGGGAACCGGCATGGTGTCGTTGATCCCTGCCGCGATCAACGAGGAAGAAGCCTGGCACATCATCAACTACGAGCGGAGCTTCTGTAAGGGCGAGTAA
- a CDS encoding Glycotrans2-like domain-containing protein (MaGe:77310068), with translation MTQEELCRILDLSVVIPAHNEASRILPYLHSIHDFLSRQDRSYEIIVVDDGSQDDTIKIVREFAKTEPNTRLIPLPTCMGKGGAVRQGMLAARGQLQLFTDADGATAITELDRLEQAIRNGADMAIGSRSLASQQQGFTVKTRWYRSILGGCFNTLVRLGGIRGIGDTQCGFKLFEQSVARDLFSVSTINGYGFDIELLFIAQQRGYRITEVPVNWTDRPGSKVRLGRDSIAILREFSIIRRNAANGYYSPFAMRDALSPFQSASRTSNKLLCR, from the coding sequence GTGACGCAGGAAGAATTGTGCAGAATACTGGATCTCTCCGTTGTCATCCCCGCGCATAACGAAGCCTCTCGCATCCTTCCCTATCTCCACTCAATCCACGATTTCCTTTCACGGCAAGATCGCTCCTACGAAATCATTGTCGTCGATGATGGCAGCCAGGACGACACGATTAAAATAGTCCGTGAATTTGCCAAAACTGAACCCAATACGAGGCTTATTCCCTTGCCAACCTGCATGGGAAAAGGCGGCGCGGTGAGGCAGGGGATGCTCGCCGCGCGCGGCCAACTGCAGTTATTCACCGACGCCGACGGGGCTACCGCGATTACAGAACTCGACCGGCTTGAGCAGGCCATCAGAAACGGCGCCGACATGGCCATCGGATCACGAAGCCTGGCCTCACAGCAGCAAGGCTTCACGGTCAAAACCCGGTGGTATAGGAGCATCCTGGGCGGCTGTTTTAATACATTGGTTCGTTTGGGAGGGATTCGGGGAATAGGCGACACGCAATGCGGGTTCAAGCTATTCGAGCAATCTGTCGCTCGCGATCTTTTCTCCGTCTCGACCATTAACGGATATGGCTTTGACATTGAACTGCTGTTCATCGCCCAACAACGCGGCTACCGGATAACAGAAGTACCCGTGAATTGGACAGACCGGCCAGGATCAAAAGTACGGCTTGGTCGGGATAGTATCGCCATTCTCCGCGAGTTCAGCATTATTCGCCGAAATGCCGCCAACGGATATTATTCACCTTTTGCAATGCGAGACGCCCTCTCACCATTCCAATCTGCGTCCCGTACCTCAAACAAACTCCTTTGCCGCTGA
- a CDS encoding putative periplasmic serine endoprotease DegP-like (Evidence 3 : Putative function from multiple computational evidences; MaGe:77310069) yields the protein MVYRRQQAAKFIIGCGLVFAGTVAGGLIGDPAISAAGVPPAFTQGFSEIVKKVTPAVVNIAVTGGGGEGGRRRGGLPPGPFGGPPGGGDEPGGGDLPTPPPMPPGPPGGHGRPDQSAGSGVIFDSNGYIVTNNHVVEGATQITVTLSDRREFTAKTIGTDPKTDLAVIKIEAKDLPSLKWADYDKLAVGDLVLAVGSPFGLSSTVTMGIISALGRGNVGIADYEDFIQTDAAINPGNSGGALVNMNGDLMGINTAIFSRTGGSEGIGFAIPSSIAVDIVDSLQKTGKVVRGWMGVAIQEITPALAKSFKLPEQRKGVLISDVNENGPSHAAGVKRGDVVIAFNGKEVQSVSQLRNLVARTMVGKDAQVKVLRDGKEQTISVKVAERPSDELLAKKEAAPPKEQGETIKPPDNVLASLKIQALDNAIMSQLNIPAKTTGVVVTGVEPGGQAEAAGLQRGDIIQEVNHETVKTVDEYLKAANKIKKDELAVLLVNRQGNSLFVAVNPK from the coding sequence ATGGTCTATCGGCGTCAGCAGGCGGCCAAGTTTATTATTGGTTGCGGGCTTGTCTTTGCGGGCACGGTCGCAGGCGGGTTGATCGGGGATCCTGCCATATCGGCGGCAGGTGTTCCTCCGGCATTCACCCAAGGGTTTTCTGAGATTGTGAAGAAAGTGACACCCGCCGTAGTGAATATTGCCGTGACGGGCGGTGGTGGTGAAGGTGGCCGCCGCCGTGGCGGACTTCCTCCCGGCCCATTCGGTGGACCTCCAGGCGGCGGCGACGAGCCAGGCGGAGGAGATCTTCCGACGCCGCCTCCGATGCCGCCAGGGCCTCCAGGGGGGCATGGCCGGCCCGATCAAAGTGCTGGATCAGGGGTCATTTTCGATTCCAACGGCTATATCGTGACGAATAACCATGTGGTGGAAGGCGCCACGCAGATTACCGTTACGCTCAGCGATCGGCGGGAGTTTACCGCGAAGACGATCGGCACCGATCCCAAGACGGATTTGGCGGTGATTAAAATCGAGGCGAAGGATTTGCCTTCGTTGAAGTGGGCCGATTACGACAAGCTCGCCGTAGGCGATTTGGTGCTGGCCGTCGGCAGTCCGTTCGGGCTGAGCTCCACGGTGACGATGGGCATCATCAGCGCATTGGGTCGTGGAAACGTCGGCATCGCCGATTACGAAGACTTTATTCAGACCGACGCGGCGATCAATCCGGGCAACTCCGGTGGCGCACTGGTGAACATGAACGGCGATTTGATGGGTATCAATACTGCCATTTTTTCCCGCACTGGCGGGTCGGAAGGAATCGGCTTCGCCATTCCTAGCAGCATTGCGGTGGATATTGTCGACAGCCTTCAGAAAACCGGCAAAGTCGTCCGTGGCTGGATGGGCGTGGCGATTCAGGAGATTACGCCGGCCCTAGCCAAGTCGTTTAAGTTGCCGGAGCAGCGCAAGGGCGTGCTCATCAGCGATGTGAATGAAAACGGCCCGTCGCATGCCGCGGGTGTGAAACGGGGCGATGTGGTCATTGCTTTCAATGGTAAAGAAGTGCAGAGCGTGAGCCAGTTGCGTAATCTGGTCGCGCGGACCATGGTAGGCAAGGATGCCCAGGTGAAAGTGCTGCGCGATGGGAAAGAACAAACCATCTCGGTGAAGGTTGCGGAACGGCCGTCCGACGAGTTGCTGGCAAAGAAGGAAGCGGCGCCGCCCAAAGAACAGGGTGAGACGATCAAGCCTCCGGACAATGTGCTGGCATCGCTCAAGATTCAAGCCTTGGACAATGCGATCATGAGCCAGCTGAACATCCCTGCGAAGACGACCGGCGTGGTTGTGACCGGTGTGGAACCGGGCGGCCAGGCGGAAGCGGCGGGATTACAGCGCGGGGACATCATTCAGGAAGTGAATCATGAGACCGTGAAAACGGTGGATGAATACCTGAAGGCTGCGAACAAGATCAAGAAAGACGAGTTGGCCGTATTGCTGGTCAACCGCCAGGGCAACAGCTTGTTCGTAGCAGTCAACCCGAAGTAG
- a CDS encoding Twin-arginine translocation protein TatC (MaGe:77310070) yields MLNDLNRWLQDSVFKPLEDKKMPVMEHLVELQVRLTRAVIVTAIVFVITFFYADALVKWLRIPLQNMFVPSTLSWEPTDLPTVPFVFLAPGEALWQNVKVAGLFAVVLATPYILLEFWQFVVPGLHVQERRFVGPFVMLSTLAFLTGVTFSFFFVLPFALNFLISYGVNAGFIPQLSIAQYVGFALWFLLVFGLIFEVPLAITLMAKLGWVDAPFLRRYRKWALLGSFIVAAILTPTPDPFNQCLMALPMYIFYEVGIISAGFFNKKKPVQEEADAADAPPLTPATAAAGAARMAKSGDSEYVGVPTGTPRR; encoded by the coding sequence GTGCTGAACGATTTGAACCGGTGGCTACAGGACTCGGTCTTCAAGCCGCTGGAAGACAAAAAAATGCCGGTCATGGAGCACCTTGTGGAGCTCCAGGTCCGGCTGACGCGCGCCGTCATCGTGACGGCGATTGTCTTTGTCATCACGTTTTTCTATGCCGATGCCCTTGTGAAATGGCTCCGCATCCCCCTCCAAAATATGTTTGTCCCCAGCACGCTGTCGTGGGAGCCGACGGATCTTCCGACGGTGCCGTTTGTCTTTCTGGCGCCGGGCGAAGCTTTGTGGCAGAACGTGAAAGTGGCTGGGTTGTTCGCCGTGGTCTTGGCGACGCCCTATATTTTGCTGGAGTTTTGGCAGTTTGTTGTGCCGGGCCTGCATGTGCAGGAGCGCCGGTTTGTCGGCCCCTTTGTGATGTTGAGCACATTGGCGTTTCTCACGGGCGTGACCTTTTCCTTTTTCTTTGTCCTCCCCTTTGCCTTGAATTTTCTCATTTCCTACGGCGTGAATGCCGGCTTTATTCCGCAGCTCTCGATTGCGCAGTACGTCGGGTTTGCGCTGTGGTTTCTTCTTGTGTTTGGATTGATCTTTGAAGTGCCGCTGGCCATTACGTTGATGGCTAAGCTGGGCTGGGTCGATGCGCCGTTTCTGCGGCGCTATCGGAAGTGGGCGTTATTGGGATCGTTCATTGTCGCTGCTATTTTGACACCGACGCCCGATCCGTTTAACCAGTGCCTGATGGCGCTGCCGATGTATATCTTTTATGAAGTGGGCATTATCAGCGCGGGCTTCTTCAACAAGAAGAAGCCGGTGCAGGAAGAAGCCGATGCGGCGGATGCGCCGCCGCTGACTCCGGCAACCGCGGCCGCCGGCGCCGCACGGATGGCGAAATCCGGCGACAGCGAGTATGTGGGGGTGCCGACCGGAACCCCCCGTCGATAA
- a CDS encoding Iron-sulfur cluster carrier protein (MaGe:77310071) — MARELNVIQTPTSGGSDACTYMWACAICDENESCQKDKEGHSRWLVAKRMERIEYKVLIMSNKGGVGKSTCTTNLAVSLALKGWHVGICDMDIHGPNIPKMVGAEGQKLKISTSGGIIPFQAYNLKIASMSFLLQNPDDPIIWRDAYKYEFINQLLGGVEWQDLNFLFIDLPPGTGNESVTTIDLLGNVSGAVIITTPQEVALLDSRKSVTFCKDSEVPIIGIVENMSGLECPHCHKDIEVFRKGGGEASANGMGVPFLGRIPLDPDVVMQSDAGEPFAMFNSDTATAECYHNIANQIEAFCKKSGSLVKVAPRHAH, encoded by the coding sequence ATGGCTCGCGAACTGAATGTTATCCAAACGCCAACCTCCGGGGGAAGCGATGCCTGCACCTATATGTGGGCCTGCGCCATCTGCGACGAAAACGAATCCTGTCAGAAAGACAAGGAAGGCCATAGCCGATGGCTTGTCGCCAAGCGGATGGAGCGCATCGAATATAAAGTCCTCATCATGAGCAACAAGGGCGGGGTGGGGAAGAGCACCTGCACGACCAATCTGGCGGTCAGTCTTGCGCTCAAGGGCTGGCACGTCGGCATCTGCGACATGGACATTCACGGCCCGAATATTCCGAAGATGGTTGGCGCGGAAGGGCAGAAGCTCAAGATCAGCACGTCCGGAGGCATCATTCCGTTCCAAGCGTATAACTTGAAAATCGCCTCCATGTCGTTCCTGCTCCAGAACCCGGACGATCCCATCATCTGGCGTGACGCATACAAGTATGAATTCATTAACCAGCTGCTGGGCGGAGTGGAATGGCAGGATCTGAACTTCTTGTTTATCGACTTGCCGCCAGGCACCGGCAACGAATCGGTGACGACGATCGACTTGCTCGGCAATGTCAGCGGCGCGGTGATCATTACGACGCCACAGGAGGTTGCATTGCTGGATTCGCGCAAGTCGGTGACCTTCTGCAAAGACAGTGAAGTGCCGATCATCGGCATTGTCGAGAACATGAGCGGGCTGGAATGTCCGCATTGTCATAAGGACATCGAGGTGTTCCGCAAAGGAGGGGGGGAAGCCTCCGCCAATGGCATGGGTGTGCCGTTCCTGGGACGAATTCCGCTCGATCCGGATGTCGTGATGCAGTCGGATGCGGGTGAGCCGTTTGCGATGTTCAATTCGGATACGGCGACGGCGGAGTGCTATCACAACATTGCCAATCAGATTGAGGCGTTTTGCAAGAAAAGCGGGTCGCTGGTCAAAGTGGCGCCGCGTCACGCACATTGA
- a CDS encoding Molybdopterin molybdenumtransferase (MaGe:77310072) produces the protein MGAIVKAPDATDGLTRLEEAQRIVLEATPTLGLEKVSILDALGRVLGEDIVAERDNPPWNNSAMDGFAVRWDDIKQEHAVEKTVTLTIIEDVPAGKMPTKSVGPGQAIRIMTGAPIPQGADTVLKVEDTEHTPDSVRVFKPESRGANIRPQGEDVKKGECIIAKGTQIRPGDAGMLAILAKSFVFVYQRPRVAILSTGDELADLDERFSEEKIINSNSYGIAAAVQEAGGIPFLLGIARDTPAALKEKISHGLTADVLVLSGGVSMGDYDFTKAVFRELGAEMNFWKLAIRPGQPLAFGKIQGKLAFGLPGNPVSSMVTFEQLVRPAILKMNGHRSYGRPLVQAVIQEKFSKRTDRRHFLRGVLTREGGVFKVQTTGAQGSGILTSMVKANCLIDIPVEVERVNPGDLVTVQLLSGEAWKTQAEPIHSTGHKTSCC, from the coding sequence ATGGGAGCGATTGTGAAGGCACCTGACGCAACAGACGGACTCACGCGGCTCGAAGAGGCGCAGCGGATTGTCTTGGAGGCTACTCCAACACTGGGCTTGGAGAAAGTGTCCATCCTCGACGCGCTCGGCCGTGTGTTGGGCGAGGATATCGTGGCCGAGCGGGATAATCCGCCGTGGAACAATAGCGCGATGGACGGATTCGCCGTGCGCTGGGACGATATCAAGCAGGAACATGCGGTCGAAAAGACGGTCACGCTCACTATCATTGAAGATGTGCCGGCGGGGAAAATGCCGACGAAGTCGGTCGGCCCGGGCCAGGCGATTCGCATTATGACCGGCGCGCCGATCCCGCAAGGGGCGGACACCGTGTTGAAAGTGGAAGACACAGAGCATACGCCCGATTCCGTTCGTGTCTTCAAGCCTGAATCACGCGGCGCCAATATCCGTCCACAGGGCGAAGATGTGAAGAAGGGCGAATGCATTATCGCCAAGGGGACGCAGATTCGCCCTGGCGACGCCGGCATGCTGGCGATTCTCGCCAAGTCGTTCGTCTTTGTGTATCAGCGTCCGCGCGTGGCGATTCTCTCCACCGGCGATGAGCTGGCCGATTTGGATGAGCGATTCAGCGAAGAGAAGATCATCAACTCGAACAGCTACGGAATCGCGGCGGCGGTGCAAGAGGCCGGCGGCATTCCATTTCTGCTGGGGATCGCCCGCGATACTCCCGCCGCGCTGAAGGAAAAGATTTCCCATGGGTTGACGGCGGATGTCTTGGTGTTGTCCGGCGGTGTGTCGATGGGAGATTACGATTTTACGAAGGCGGTGTTCCGCGAATTGGGCGCCGAGATGAATTTTTGGAAGCTGGCGATCAGGCCGGGGCAGCCGCTGGCGTTCGGCAAGATCCAGGGCAAGCTGGCTTTCGGTTTGCCGGGGAACCCCGTTTCATCGATGGTGACCTTCGAGCAACTGGTGCGGCCGGCTATCTTGAAGATGAACGGGCACCGGAGCTACGGCCGGCCGCTCGTGCAGGCGGTCATCCAGGAAAAGTTTTCGAAACGGACGGACCGCCGGCATTTTCTTCGCGGGGTGCTGACGCGGGAAGGCGGGGTCTTCAAGGTGCAGACGACCGGCGCGCAGGGATCTGGGATTCTCACCTCAATGGTGAAGGCGAATTGCCTGATCGATATTCCCGTCGAAGTGGAACGGGTGAATCCGGGCGATCTGGTGACGGTGCAATTACTGAGCGGAGAGGCCTGGAAAACGCAGGCCGAGCCGATTCACAGCACCGGGCATAAGACGTCCTGTTGTTGA
- a CDS encoding Molybdopterin-guanine dinucleotide biosynthesis protein B (MaGe:77310073), whose amino-acid sequence MAVPIVSFVGRSNSGKTTLIERVIPELVRAGYRVATVKHAGHGFDLDTEGKDSWRHKRAGASSVVVMSRGSLAMFADVPEEMKVEEIRDRFLDASYDLIIAEGWKSEGYLKIVVIREQVGEVPVSPDGLLAVVSDKPVDLPVPVLDLNDVTGVAALIIKQFPRVTHELEP is encoded by the coding sequence ATGGCCGTGCCTATCGTATCGTTTGTCGGCCGGTCGAACAGCGGCAAAACCACGTTGATCGAGCGTGTGATTCCCGAGCTGGTGCGGGCGGGGTATCGCGTGGCGACGGTGAAACATGCCGGTCACGGATTCGATCTCGATACCGAAGGGAAAGACAGCTGGCGCCATAAACGGGCGGGAGCCAGCAGTGTTGTCGTGATGTCTCGCGGCAGCCTGGCGATGTTCGCCGATGTGCCGGAGGAAATGAAGGTCGAGGAGATTCGCGACCGGTTTCTCGATGCGTCCTACGATCTCATTATCGCGGAAGGCTGGAAGAGCGAGGGGTATCTCAAGATCGTCGTGATTCGCGAGCAGGTCGGCGAAGTGCCGGTCTCTCCCGATGGGCTGCTGGCGGTGGTGTCCGATAAACCAGTCGATCTTCCTGTGCCGGTGCTCGATTTGAACGATGTTACGGGTGTCGCGGCCCTCATCATCAAGCAGTTTCCTCGCGTCACGCATGAATTGGAACCGTAA
- a CDS encoding Cytochrome C (MaGe:77310074) codes for MNWNRKATLIFALIAGAFAFGGIAIPLTNHPKFCASCHTITPSYDSWAVSSHKEVTCVACHVRPGVEGWLHDKAWNGTKDSMIHLFGTPTDSHNLQAKVESDVCLGCHRHILRVSEIAERDLPAPVKDVGLVMSHRAHMEAFGERGQGEGCTTCHSGVVHDKPIKGYPIVIPRGHVAADSQPWHPDHPEGSYLRTRALSDCFRCHDGKQEYKGKPVSRKCETCHLSDKIGAALLFN; via the coding sequence ATGAATTGGAACCGTAAAGCGACGCTGATATTCGCGCTGATCGCCGGCGCCTTCGCGTTCGGCGGGATCGCAATCCCCCTGACCAATCATCCGAAGTTCTGTGCCAGTTGCCATACCATTACTCCGTCGTATGACAGCTGGGCGGTGTCGTCTCATAAAGAGGTGACCTGTGTGGCCTGTCATGTTCGTCCCGGCGTGGAAGGATGGCTCCATGACAAAGCGTGGAACGGGACGAAGGATTCCATGATTCATCTGTTCGGCACCCCGACGGATTCCCACAATCTCCAGGCGAAGGTGGAGTCGGATGTGTGTCTGGGGTGTCACCGCCATATCTTGAGAGTGTCCGAGATCGCCGAGCGGGATCTGCCCGCGCCCGTGAAGGATGTGGGACTGGTGATGAGCCATCGTGCGCATATGGAGGCGTTTGGCGAGAGAGGGCAGGGCGAGGGATGCACGACCTGCCATTCCGGTGTGGTGCACGACAAGCCGATCAAGGGCTATCCGATCGTGATTCCGCGCGGGCATGTGGCGGCGGACAGCCAGCCGTGGCATCCTGACCACCCCGAAGGATCGTACCTCCGCACCAGGGCGCTTTCCGACTGTTTCCGTTGTCATGATGGCAAACAGGAATACAAGGGAAAGCCGGTCAGCCGGAAGTGCGAGACCTGTCATCTGTCCGACAAAATCGGCGCGGCCTTATTGTTCAATTGA